In Bos indicus isolate NIAB-ARS_2022 breed Sahiwal x Tharparkar chromosome 19, NIAB-ARS_B.indTharparkar_mat_pri_1.0, whole genome shotgun sequence, the following proteins share a genomic window:
- the LOC109573559 gene encoding keratin, high-sulfur matrix protein, IIIA3, giving the protein MTVSCCGPTFSSSSCGGGCLQPCCYRDPCCCRPVSCQTTVSRPVTCVPRCTRPICEPCRRPVCCDPCSLQEGCCRPITCCPTSCQAVVCRPCCWATTCCQPISVQSPCCRPTCCRPAPCRTTCRTFRTSPCC; this is encoded by the coding sequence ATGACCGTCTCCTGCTGCGgccccaccttctcctcctccagctgTGGCGGAGGCTGCCTCCAGCCCTGCTGCTACCGTGACCCCTGCTGCTGCCGCCCAGTGTCCTGCCAGACCACCGTGAGCCGCCCCGTGACCTGCGTGCCCCGCTGCACGCGCCCCATCTGCGAGCCCTGCCGCCGCCCGGTCTGCTGCGACCCCTGCAGCCTGCAGGAGGGCTGCTGCCGCCCCATCACCTGCTGCCCCACGTCCTGCCAGGCCGTGGTCTGCCGCCCCTGCTGCTGGGCCACCACGTGCTGCCAGCCCATCTCTGTGCAGTCCCCGTGCTGCCGCCCCACCTGCTGCCGGCCCGCCCCCTGCCGCACCACCTGCCGCACCTTCAGGACCTCCCCCTGCTGCTGA
- the LOC109573397 gene encoding large ribosomal subunit protein uL22-like, which translates to MVRYSLDPENPTKSCKSRGSNLRVHFKNTRETAQAIKGMHIRKATKYLKDVTLKKQCVPFRRYNGGAAGCAQAKQWGWTQGRWPRKSAELLLHMRRNAESHAELKGLDVDSLVIEHIQVNKAPKMRRRTYRAHGRINPYMSSPCHIEMILPEKEQIVPKPEEEVAQKKKISQKKLKKQKLMARE; encoded by the coding sequence ATGGTGCGCTATTCACTTGACccagaaaaccccacaaaatcatGCAAATCAAGAGGTTCAAATCTTCGTGTTCACTTTAAGAACACTCGTGAAACTGCCCAGGCCATAAAGGGTATGCATATCCGAAAAGCCACCAAGTATCTGAAGGATGTCACTTTAAAGAAGCAATGTGTGCCATTCCGTCGCTACAACGGTGGAGCTGCTGGGTGTGCACAGGCCAAACAGTGGGGCTGGACGCAGGGTCGGTGGCCCAGAAAGAGTGCTGAATTGTTACTGCACATGCGCAGAAATGCAGAGAGTCATGCTGAACTTAAGGGCTTAGATGTAGATTCTCTGGTCATTGAGCACATCCAGGTGAACAAAGCCCCCAAGATGCGGCGCAGGACTTACAGAGCTCACGGTCGGATCAACCCCTACATGAGCTCTCCATGCCACATTGAGATGATCCttcctgaaaaagaacagattgttcctaaaccagaagaggaggttgcacagaagaaaaagatatcccagaagaaactgaagaaacaaaaacttatggCCCGGGAATAA
- the LOC109573561 gene encoding keratin, high-sulfur matrix protein, IIIA3-like has translation MTVSCCGPTFSSFSCGRGCLQPCCYRDPCCCRPVSCQTTVSRPVTCVPRCTRPICEPCRRPVCCDPCSLQEGCCRPITCCPTSCQAVVCRPCCWATTCCQPISVQSPCCRPTCCRPAPCRTTCRTFRTSPCC, from the coding sequence ATGACCGTCTCCTGCTGCGgccccaccttctcctccttcagcTGTGGCAGAGGCTGCCTCCAGCCCTGCTGCTACCGCGACCCCTGCTGCTGCCGCCCAGTGTCCTGCCAGACCACCGTGAGCCGCCCCGTGACCTGCGTGCCCCGCTGCACGCGCCCCATCTGCGAGCCCTGCCGCCGCCCGGTCTGCTGTGACCCCTGCAGCCTGCAGGAGGGCTGCTGCCGCCCCATCACCTGCTGCCCCACGTCCTGCCAGGCCGTGGTCTGCCGCCCCTGCTGCTGGGCCACCACGTGCTGCCAGCCCATCTCTGTGCAGTCCCCGTGCTGCCGGCCCACCTGCTGCCGGCCCGCCCCCTGCCGCACCACCTGCCGCACCTTCAGGACCTCCCCCTGCTGCTGA